GACCAcatgtgcaaaggctttaccacgtTGTTTACATCGACAGAGATTCTGTgaagtatgtgttcttttgtgactctgAAGATTACTGGTATGTGAAAGCACTTTAACACACTGGTTACATGAATagtgtttctctccagtatgtgtctGGTTACGGTTTTGAGGATGGCTGTGTTGAGCAAAGGCTTAAAacattggttacattcatagggcttctatCCAGTCCGTGTCTTTTATGGCATGGAAGAGTACTGTTATGTGAAAACACTTTATGACACTGGGTACATGCATAGTGTCTATTTCCTCTATGTTGTGTCTTTCGGTGGATTTGAAGATAGCGGTGATGAGCAAAGGCTTTATCATATTGGTTACATACATAGAGAGTCTTTCCAGTGTAGAATTGTTTTATGCTTTTCAAGATTAGTGTTTTCTGCAAATGCTTTCCCACAGTGGTTACAtgcataaggtttctctccagtatgtgtcctCTCATGGCTTTGAAGATGGCTGTGACaagcaaaggctttaccacattggttacattcataggacttctctccagtatgtgatTTTTTATGTCTTTGGAGAAGGCTGGGGTATGCAgaggctttaccacattggttacatgcgtagggtttctctccagtatgtgttcttctatGAACCTTAAGATTTCCttgatatgcaaaggctttaccacagtgGTTAcactcatagggcttctctccagtatgtgtcctttcatgtctttgaagattgctgtgaagagaaaaggctttaccacattgtttacattcataaggcttctctccagtatgtgttcttttatgacgcTGTAAATACCTATTCTGTGCAAAAGATTTGccacattgtttacattcataaggcttctctccagtatgtgtcctCTCATGGTCTTGAAGGTTGCCATGAAGAgcaaaagctttaccacattgtttacatttatagggcttctctccagtatgtgttcttttatgNNNNNNNNNNNNNNNNNNNNNNNNNNNNNNNNNNNNNNNNNNNNNNNNNNNNNNNNNNNNNNNNNNNNNNNNNNNNNNNNNNNNNNNNNNNNNNNNNNNNNNNNNNNNNNNNNNNNNNNNNNNNNNNNNNNNNNNNNNNNNNNNNNNNNNNNNNNNNNNNNNNNNNNNNNNNNNNNNNNNNNNNNNNNNNNNNNNNNNNtatgtgttcttttatgcctTAGAAGATCACTatgatatgcaaaggctttacaaCAGTGGctacattcatagggcttctctctAGTATCTGTTCTTTTATGGCTTTGCAGATGGCTGTTGCATGCACAGGCTTTACCAAGTGTGTTACAGTCACAGCGTTTATCCCCTGCGCGTGTTCTTCTATGCATTTGAACACCAGTATAAAGTCCAAAGGCTCCAGTAAGAATTCCTTTATATATCTGAGCATGATTGTGACTTGAAAGCACTTCATTACATTGCACACTTTCATAGcttttctctccagtatgagttCTGTCTTCCATTTGAAGATGCCTGGACATACAAAATCGTTAGCATTTTGCATATATTCAGAAATTTTCTCTACATTATAAATTCTTTTNTGCCTGTAGATGCAATTGTCACTTTTGAAAGGTTTACCCATGTATTATagtaatgaatatttttatatgtatgaatcaATTTACAGTGTTTtctaaatggaaatagaaatcagGTATAATAAGCATTCATCACTTTGTTTGTATCCatggtgttttctttcattatggGTTTCATTAAATATTTGAAGATAATGGTAATTGTAAAAGCATTTATATCATGGCTCACATTCATGGCAATCTTTTCTTATATGGGCTTTTTCACATACTTAACAAAACCTGCAAGCACTCAGAGATTTACAACAATGACTGCATTCATAAATTTTCTTGTAGATTAAGCCGTATTATAGTTGGACAGTGAACCagtaaaaaacagaaaatttctaCATTACTAATACTCCTGGGAATCTTtttagtgtgtttgtttatttactccTAATGAAGTTGGAAAATCAATTAACTGTAAAATCATATCTTGTTCAACAAATATACTCTAAGTGGCGATAACAAGATATCTTCTAGCTGTCTTTGGAGAAAAAGACATTCAGTGTTTCTGTCAATATCTTTAATAAATAGGGCCTGAATCCTTTATataagagatagatagatagatagatagatagatagatagatagatagatagatagacagatatgtGCCTTATAATATACCTATGAAAGGtacaagaacaaataaaatggaaaaacattaCATTCacaaatttgaatttttattctcCGGAGTCATGTGAGGTATTTTATTAATCTTTCTATTCAACTTTCTCAATCCTCATAAACGTCCACTATCAGTAAACTTAAGCACCTTTCTACAAGTACATGAGTTACGTATGTGTCACTGTGAACCATTTATTTATGAGAAGTTTCTGGATATAAACATATCATATGATCAAAGTGTATACTTTTTTGCAATATCTAAGAAGTATAAGACTAAACCGAGTGGCAAGTCTGCATTTTAGTGCCAATGGGGCTGTGCTTGAAATATTTCTATCTGTTAAGGCAGTATTGGACATTAAAGAATGCCCTGCCAACTGAAATAGAGTACATGACATAGGGGTAAATGCATTTGTGAGAATTTAATACTCAGAATCTTATGCTTATTTACATACACTGTTGCCTCGAACTAAAATGTCAAGAACTCATGAAGATTTCTTCTGAGGCACATTTGGATcagcatgtaaataaaaattacctTCCACTTCTTCTAGAAGTTTGAGAATTTTCTTCATTACTATGGTCTTCCCAATAAGAGTCTAAAACATAGTACCAGAAAATGTATGATGTATTATTGGAATTGAGGCAAAGTTTAANGTATTATCTTCAGTGAACCTTAGAACCATGTCTGACTCATTCACCTCATTCTTCCTTCTCAATNNNNNNNNNNNNNNNNNNNNNNNNNNNNNNNNNNNNNNNNNNNNNNNNNNNNNNNNNNNNNNNNNNNNNNNNNNNNNNNNNNNNNNNNNNNNNNNNNNNNNNNNNNNNNNNNNNNNNNNNNNNNNNNNNNNNNNNNNNNNNNNNNNNNNNNNNNNNNNNNNNNNNNNNNNNNNN
The sequence above is a segment of the Mus caroli unplaced genomic scaffold, CAROLI_EIJ_v1.1 scaffold_11228_U2_1, whole genome shotgun sequence genome. Coding sequences within it:
- the LOC110288803 gene encoding LOW QUALITY PROTEIN: zinc finger protein 844-like (The sequence of the model RefSeq protein was modified relative to this genomic sequence to represent the inferred CDS: substituted 1 base at 1 genomic stop codon); amino-acid sequence: MASTCSLPTKTLIGKTIVMKKILKLLEEVEGIFKWKTELILERKAMKVCNVMKCFQVTIMLRYIKEFLLEPLDFILVFKCIEEHAQGINAVTVTHLVKPVHATAICKAIKEQILERSPMNVATVVKPLHIIVIFXGIKEHKEHILERSPINVNNVVKLLLFMATFKTMRGHILERSLMNVNNVANLLHRIGIYSVIKEHILERSLMNVNNVVKPFLFTAIFKDMKGHILERSPMSVTTVVKPLHIKEILRFIEEHILERNPTHVTNVVKPLHTPAFSKDIKNHILERSPMNVTNVVKPLLVTAIFKAMRGHILERNLMHVTTVGKHLQKTLILKSIKQFYTGKTLYVCNQYDKAFAHHRYLQIHRKTQHRGNRHYACTQCHKVFSHNSTLPCHKRHGLDRSPMNVTNVLSLCSTQPSSKP